One region of Deltaproteobacteria bacterium genomic DNA includes:
- a CDS encoding PEGA domain-containing protein has protein sequence MMRNLRLFIKIVATALVPVFLLLQTSPLFAAGGVFTIAIIGPPSPLPADLGTVWTEAVNRVNADPMLLTKDEKVTDKILLDWLEETSALDESIRAAALGLRGRSREVMDDAWASYYRFDFRGSLNLLEKITPLISALPDTALQADTLFESLLLAGMDRRALGDDHFDDAFIAAAAIRPDALLTQDRYSPEIIGRFEKARGRVVSGPRSTISVEGDPMASRVVIDGRDMGKAPIRNLEFAPGPHFIEVQRPGYEADRKKIILEEWQTIKVRFNLVPAGPTAPPERFFADRVMSGDTGSLAQLAQKLGVDYVVLGWIDEDELKATLINSEGSPVSQGILAAGGKQPPARSTRLLSMLTPLEWNSSSGTSADPGYFLNVPEAGGLGEEVSDGSRAAGHLRWYLVVGGVVLLAVVAGSTRGGGTQVEVTW, from the coding sequence ATGATGAGGAACCTCCGCTTATTCATTAAAATAGTCGCAACAGCGCTCGTGCCGGTTTTCCTGCTGCTTCAGACCTCTCCCCTGTTCGCCGCCGGCGGGGTTTTTACCATCGCGATCATCGGTCCGCCATCTCCCCTTCCCGCCGACCTTGGAACAGTATGGACCGAGGCGGTTAACAGGGTAAACGCGGATCCCATGCTTCTGACGAAGGATGAGAAGGTCACTGATAAGATCCTTCTGGACTGGCTGGAGGAGACGAGCGCCCTCGATGAGTCCATCCGGGCGGCAGCCCTCGGTCTGAGGGGTAGGTCCCGTGAAGTTATGGACGATGCCTGGGCATCCTATTACCGTTTTGATTTTCGCGGCTCACTGAACCTGCTGGAAAAAATCACCCCCCTTATCTCCGCCCTTCCCGACACGGCCCTGCAGGCGGACACCCTCTTCGAAAGCCTGCTGCTGGCGGGGATGGACAGGAGGGCACTGGGTGACGATCATTTTGACGATGCTTTTATCGCCGCCGCCGCCATCAGACCTGATGCCTTATTAACCCAGGATCGGTATTCTCCTGAGATTATCGGACGGTTTGAAAAGGCCCGCGGGCGGGTTGTTTCAGGTCCACGGTCGACGATTTCCGTCGAGGGAGACCCGATGGCTTCCCGGGTGGTTATTGACGGTCGGGACATGGGTAAGGCCCCGATCCGGAACCTGGAATTTGCCCCTGGTCCGCATTTCATTGAGGTTCAAAGGCCGGGATACGAGGCGGATCGAAAAAAGATTATCCTCGAAGAGTGGCAGACAATAAAGGTAAGATTTAATCTCGTACCTGCAGGACCAACCGCTCCACCGGAGAGATTTTTCGCCGATCGGGTGATGTCGGGAGATACCGGCTCGCTTGCCCAACTGGCGCAGAAACTGGGAGTTGATTATGTGGTCCTCGGATGGATAGACGAAGACGAATTAAAGGCGACCCTCATCAACAGCGAGGGCTCTCCGGTCTCCCAGGGGATCCTCGCGGCCGGCGGAAAACAGCCCCCGGCCCGGTCGACTCGTTTGCTCTCCATGCTCACACCATTGGAATGGAACAGCAGCAGTGGAACCTCAGCCGACCCGGGCTATTTTCTCAATGTGCCTGAAGCCGGAGGTCTGGGTGAAGAGGTTTCGGATGGATCCCGGGCAGCCGGTCACCTCAGGTGGTACCTTGTTGTAGGTGGAGTTGTCCTGCTGGCTGTGGTCGCCGGTTCCACGCGCGGCGGCGGGACGCAGGTGGAGGTAACCTGGTGA